TGCATGGTTTTTTATATACTCTCATAATTATCTTTGTTGTTTGTGTTGCATTTAATGGTGATCTTAGTGTATTTTTGTAAATAGTAATAGTCAGTAGATATAATATGGGCACTATAAGCACTttcaatattatcatgattatacatcTAACAGTACAAGGCCTAATCTTGTTTCTTGTGTTTTGTCCACGGGTATGATTATATCGGACGATTGAGCGTACCATTTGTAGCACGATTCAACTTAGCAtttatttgggggtggggtgggggcactGCATCTCTATTATCTCAATTTGTTGTGCTGCACCGAACCCCAACTctttaaatgtaaaagagtgccccccccccccaccctcccaaagagtgattcacttataaaacaaCTCAAAAAGagtaaaatgtgggttttttttaaactttaaaccACTCTAAAAAGAATGACAACcactaaaagagtgaattttaactctttcaaggagttaaatgaaggacaactctaaaaacatgttgtccttcattttactccttgaacgagttgcaATTCACTCTTttaagagtggttttcactcctttttgagtgggTTTAaacttaaaaaacacatttcactccttttttagtggttttataagtgagtCACTCTTGTGTGGAGTGATTTTTTCActcttacatttagagagtagaccACTCGAACAAATTTAGTCAATCACTTTGGCAATTGCAGGATTACACGCGTGACGTCATAATGTCAATTATATGTGACGTATTAGGGTTATCTAGTGAACTTTCGTAGCATACGTGTACGGTAATTCAGTTTGACAGACAATTATGTCTACCTATTAGTAGGGTCATATTTGGACCtccagtgaccatcatttctgaacagcaatttttgatggattcttgtactttggggtattttaaacaaaataagctcctatgtccctcaccaaagtgtgggcattagctgggagaggccaaaatccaaaatggccgccggcggccattttgaaaaagtgaattttcggtatcttctgaacgctttggtcgtttgaagtcattaaggtgtcattttggactaattttgtggtgagaaatccattaaaggcattattttaccaatttttggccatcttcgtcatcaaatccaagatggccgcctttggctgtactagaaatacattaaattatacagtacattgagaaacaactcataaaaatgtattacaagtgcacttaactcatcgtttgtattataaattgaacaccgattcaatgtttgtaacatttattcacaaatgagatcgtctgctactgaaaacaatccaaaatggccgcccatagcaaccaaaatcctcatagcaacgcattacaataacaaaaaatcaacgttttttgacatatatgtgcatttattatacctattcttagtaaatcaaggttgactgattgtaagaaagtgaaagaatggtcataggggttgaggtaaacaaaagttcaaaatggctgcccttagcaaccaaaaacatcacagtaatgcagtaaaactactataaaataagtgatttttgaccttaatgtgtatgtaattagtcttatcctagcaaatcgaggcctattaattaaatgaagataccagtttgatcaaaggaggtcaaacacatccaaaatgttcaaaatggccgaccaaaggagaccatagcaaccacattttacctagcaacgcaataaaatgtctataaatcatgcactttttgacctggttgagtattcaatgtgtctttttctaagtaaatcatatcctattgatggaatgaagataacaatttggtcaaaggtggtcaaactactaaaaaaaatatccaaaatggctgactaaagacggccatagcaaccaaattccacatagcaacgcagtaaaattactataaatcgtgtactttttgacctggttgagtatcaaatgtgtctttcctaatacatgaaagcacattgatggaatgaagatagcaatttgatcaaagaaggccaaacatatccaaaatattcaaaatggtcgaataaaggtgaccatagcaaccaaaattcaaatagcaacgctgtaaaattaattaatgagaTTGTCTGCTATACCtcgtaaaatttagaaaatgtatatatatttttatattttaaaagtcaTTGGCCGTTTTGAACCATAAGGGGTTGTTTCTGACTAATTTAGTGATAAAAAATCCATTCCAGGTACTATTGTTAGGTTTTCTGGCCATCTTCATCAttaaatctaagatggccgccatcgGCTGCACTACTAGAAATCCActgaattttgcagtatgcatttatttaaatgaaacctatAAAACCATGTTTTGAGTGCAACTTATTCACTGTTTTCACTATTAATTCAAAAGCTatattcaattcttgcaatatttaTCCACAAATAAGATCGTCTGCTAAGTCATCCGAAATGGCTGCCggcggcaattttgaaatttgtaaacaattttgtaTCTTTTGAACGCCCAGACAATTGTCCCAAAGttagttttaccaaattttagaATTTCTAATTAAGAAGTAAATCTTGTAGCCCATTATGAAGATTCTGAgccaaaaagtgtgtttttttacacttttttaatgtaatttaacgttttcagtgaattttgatactaaaaataGATTATTTTATTCTCTTcccttttgagaaatatacttttacacacacactacatttataattaaaatgatcagccttaaagttttaccttttagtgggttaagccaaacctaagtggatgaaatataattcaacaactcttcctatacctttgtacaggagccagcCGTTGTTAAActgtgatgaacccacacttttactgtagcgtatacgcgaacgcgagcgagactacgcgttacgcgagagcgcgtaaaattcgtcatgcctggaacctttgtgcgtatgccagcttacaagttgaattcagtatttttcaggtagcggctaaacattgccgttttattctgtagttttattgctgatatcaaaagagaaatcatcgaagtttttgtaaggctgagtggcaatgattaactgacattcctcgtaaaataatcgtgaattatacgatatttagcttcttttcgttgttgaaaggattcaatcatgtttcaccgttgttcatcaccgtttaacaactcgcgtctggcGCGTCTGCAGAtgagtttacttcgctcgggcagctaaagctgccctcgcgaagtaaaccacgcagacgacgcggccgcgtcgttgttaaacggtgatgaacaacggtgaaacatgattgaatccctaaatcaaaaCTTCtagcactgattggtttccgtagttgaaATATGCACTCAAAACATGGTTTTAtcggtttcatttaaataaatgcatactgcaaaattcagTGGATTTCTAGTAGTGCAGCCGATGGCGGCCGTCTTGGATTTAATGATGAAGATGGCCAGAAAACCTAACAATAGTACCTGGAATGGATTTTTTATCACTAAATTAGTCAGAAACAACCCCTTATGGTTAAAACGGGCAAtgacttttaaaatataaaaaatatatacattttctaaattttttacGAGGTATAGCAGACAAtctcattaattaattttacagcgttgctatttgaattttggttgctatggtcacctttattcgaccattttgaatattttggatatgtttggctttctttgatcaaattgctatcttcattccaTCGATGTGCTTTCATGTATTAGGAATGACACATttgatactcaaccaggtcaaaaagtacatgatttatagtaattttactgcgttgctatgtggaatttggttgctatggccgtctttagtcagccattttggatattttttcagtagtttgaccacctttgaccaaattgttatcttcattccatcaataggatatgatttacttagaaaaagacacattgaatactcaaccaggtcaaaaagtgcatgatttatagacattttattgcgttgctaggtaaaatatggttgctatggtctcctttggtcggccattttgaacattttggatttgtttgacctcctttgatcaaactggtatcttcatttaattaataggcctcgatttgctaggataagaataattacatacacattaaggtcaaaaatcacttattttatagtagttttactgcattactgtgatgtttttggttgctaagggcagccattttgaactttttgtttACCTCAACCCCCTATGACCATTCTTTCACTTTCTTACAATCAGTCAACCTTGATTTACTAAGAATATAGGtataataaatgcacatatatgtcaaaaaacgttgattttttttgttattttaatgcgttgctatgaggattttggttgctatgggcggccattttggattgttttcagtagcagacgatctcatttgtgaataaatgttacaaacattgaatcggtgttcaatttataatacaagcgatgaattaagtgcacttgtaatacatttttatgagttgtttctcaatgtactgtataatttaatgtatttctagtacagccaaaggcggccatcttggatttgatgacgaagatggacaaaaatggtaaaataatgcctttaatggatttctcaccacaaaattagtcgaaaatgacaccttaatgacttcaaacgaccaaagcgttcagaagataccgaaaattcactttttcaaaatagcgccggcggccattttggattttggcctctcccagctaatgcccacactttggtgagggacataggagcttattttgttttaaaaaattgctGTTCAGAAATAATGGTCACTGGAGGTCCAAAAATGACCCTACTATATGCACACATTAGACTAAATCCTTTGTCgcctacactgcgcatgtatttGTGTTGTCGATTGAGGGCGGCAGTCTATATCAGTAATGTCACGCGTTCTCGTACTGCGTCCACGAAATAAACTATAGACAGAACGCGATAGTACGTGGACGTGTGACATCAATTTCACCATCGCTTTAACCAATCGGTACGGTGCAGGCTATAGTCCTAGGCTGTGTTCGGCGGGGGctgcgcacaccgacatcgctcggttaataattacattatacagcagagacactgaaatgaataccccgGATCGAtgcacgtgaatgtgctatgcactatttgatattcagacgataaatctgtggataccggggtagaaaatgatgaatatctcccgtaatttatttagtctaaagaagccagattttgttccttgcacttgaatataatagtggacactacgaatgagccgtaaactcggcaaattgtattctgagatacagtgcaaactGTGCCgcaagtcgtattcataggtgtctcaattaggcgcgacatgtttctcacttgatagcgtttaaaccaatcaataatcttattgctgaagaggataataatcttctacatataaaagcattaaatagctctagtctttgcttgctttggctaaatcctgttcaagtggtgcgttgcattgtattttgtctaggtatgtataaccaacaataataacaatgagaggaaattcctgtacctcgttgactcggggatgatttgaaatgaccgccaattatgactttattaccagcaaagtggaaaaagagacacatatagaaccgaaaagggtaccattttgttgaaggagcagagttcaacacacaataactccgcttctggatatcgtttgaagtcaaatgatatactattttaaagcttatgatatatattttctaaacacgaaataaaacaaaattgaccggggccgagtttacggctgattcgtagtgtccagtcacattatgtgttcaacggatatgatagtcgttagcttgtgtCTTGAGAATgcgcttgcgtcttgaactcaaaaatgacgaaaatattctgattttatatgtgccgaactatagcgcagcgtaggctagctgcactcactcgtggatgCAGTCTAAGagcagatgaccattgacctcatcatggcgtatacatgctcactcacacacagagaggtcaattaccaggctattgtcagtagccttagtcggatgtccctcggctcattatgcgtctcaaaggtcagaacaaaatggccatgcgtggctgtggattcaacctaccatggcgatttctgccatgaagatatcggggcgatgacactttGCTGCGTCCACATGCAAAACATCTGATCCTCTATAAATGAATCCTGTTTCAACCGACTTAATAGAACTTTGTACCGTGTTTGATAACCTACATACCACTGCGAAGTAAAGTGTTTGTCAACATGAGCTTGTCAAGCCCTTACCGGCTATTGCCCTGCCTGTGATGACGCCCGCTAAAGGCCAAcgtcaacaacaacaataacaacacgTAGTCAGCGAATTTGGAAACCTGTTTAGTTTATATGTATGAGAAACATACCAAAGCGGTACTTGTATGGGGATTTCGGTGAGATGATTCACCATTATCTGAGCCATTACGTCACATTGTTGGTTTGAACATGAAAGCAGTCGAAGGTTGGCGAGACGTCTGGTGATACTGGCCGTATCATAAACGACGATATCATCATTCCAAACAAATTCATGTGGACACAGCGCGCTGTAAATAACCTtcaaatttttacaaaatactACATCAAATATGGCTTGTGAAGTGTATCGTTGGGTGACAGTACTTTGCGCATTGACATATATTTTTGGTACACTTACTGTATCCGTCGATTCTTGTTTATATCGATGGTGGACAGAGGAAGAGGAAGTTGCAGTACAGAATTCTTTGCCAAAGATACGGATTACAGCAACGTCATAGTAAGTGTCAAAACGCATCTTTCAATTATTTCCTTACAAAGTTATGTAGGCCATTAGTTATTACATGGTATATGTAGGCATATTCTAGCAGGAACTAAGCTTAGGCTTAGGAAGTAAAAAATGTCTGTTGGCAGTTGGGGAGAGCCAATCGAGAATTACttaggaatgaaatcaaaacacgaccggcggttccgtccggttcctcCTGGTTgctattgtttagaacaatagtaaccgggcggtcaaccgccggttgaGTTTTGTTTTCATCCCTTAGACCATTCTAATTGCCACTATTTACTCCTAGATGAGGTTAGTATAGCCTTGATAAAGAAACCCGAGCCGAAGTTTCCTCAAACAttattttgaaacatgtttataaattctgtggaaatatttaaaacaaaacaatccctGAATATTCCTTTAATTTGGCTTGGTTGAATCTATGCACGGTCAGGAAATAGGAAGCACACATTGGATATGCTTGAAGCATGCCTAGATAGAGTCCCTGGATAGAGTCCGGACACATTCACAAAATGGTTGGTTAGGTGTTCATCTGTGTCCCGAGATCTGTGTGAGCGCTTTAGGCCTATATCTTGTTGGCGAAGTTTTATCACAGCCACAGGCCTTGTTTTATACTCGACAATTAGCATGAGTAAACAGTCAGGGACACTTCAATTTAATACGGATTTATAAATTCACGTGCCGCTATTGGAGGCAACCATTACCACATTCCACGATTATAGCTCCCGGATGTACACATCGCACAACATGAACATTGATGCTTGATTGCAAGTGCATGCTAACCTTCCTTTTCATTTATAGCATACCAGTTTTGGTGTTTGTCAATACAACCCAGCGATTGCACACAGTTGATGACAGGTTTTTATCTGTTGCCATCGATTCGAACATTATCAGAGCTAAATGGAAAGGTTTCGATTTTAAGTAAGTAAATGCTGTAAAAAGTGTCGTTACGCTATTTAACCCCCTgatcactacctgccgatctaacattgcctctgattggtcaattacatgatatcttcattttaatccccaatcagaatggagctttgaaattattctaacaatattgcagattggtccaactgataatgaaaacttctttttggccaatcggcaggtagttctcatagggttaagaaTAAAGATTAAACAAACGTTTGAGTAAGATTCCACTGTGTAACGTTTGCCGTATAGAATATGCCCATACGTAGTTTGGTGTAATACCGTAAAAATCGTATAATAAACATAGGTGCCCACAAACCTATCAACGAGTTGCTCGGAAAAGAACGAATTTTTACGGTTGTTTGTCaaacttttttcttttaatttacaaatacctGTGTTAACATTTCTTTGTGTTTAAAGGAGAAAAACTAGATATGTGGCGGCCTTATTATAAGACCATGTATTATTataagtctagccgtgaccttgaaatgacatctgatgaccttcaAATGGCTTTGGGAAAAATTGTCTTTTCGTGACAAAATGCGGTCACCaagtttaataacaatctatTTAATACAAACAGATGACCTTTGGTtgaactctgatgaccttgaaatgaccccgTCATATTTTGAATCACATTTTACTAATTTTCAATCATAGCCTATTGGACAAACtgtagaattttaccccttttgaccccaaaacaaacCCCTCCTCGGTTGATTACCTacagcccttttggcattattatgATGACCACAGTACTTGAAATGCAgcaaatattgaattctaaagtACTTTCCAGTAATCAACCctgtttgacccctgtatgaccttgaactcaaaatctgtgaggaccccataccACCAGCTAATAtgccaatgcatatgtgtcaggcGCATCTATGTACCATATAATCCGTAGGAAAAgaagtattttgaaggtatttggttatgtgccgggaaTACacgcttaatgacctttgaccccaaatctggaGGACCCGATAGACACCGGTtatagctatatattttgtatccaatattttcacacacttggactcatcaaaacataataatcggTCTAATAATGAAGGGGCTATAGAAAGTTATgtagaagaagaaggaggagaaaagaaaatgaagaaagaagatgacgataatgatgatgatgaagatcgtgatgatgatgatgatgatgaagatggtgatgatgatgatgatgatgatgatgatgacgatgatgatgatgatgatgatgatgatggcgatgatgatgatgatgatgatgatgatgatggtgatggtgatggtgatgatgaagatggtgatgatgatttaCTCATTCTATATATTCTATATCCTCGCATGTTGGACAGCTCTCCCAAATTGAAGACCCTTGCGAAAGCCTTGGTACCTACTATTCTACGTCTTGGAGGAAACGACGCAGATTTCCTGATCTTCAATGCTACCCTTCAAAGAAGGCTTCCGAATCAGACTAAGCCATCACCCTCCATGATCCAGACCAATCGGACCACCATGAAATCCAAACGTGATAAGGCAAGGGTCAAGAAGATGAAGGCAAAATGGGAAACGAATTTTACAATGACAGGTATATTAACGATCGCCCAATGAAtaggacctttgacctttttgactTTACGTCATGacaatagaccatttcaaatcatGATCGGAAAGATTCAGAAACCCGCGGTATTTATTcggtaagctagggggtcaaattggcaGACAAGAAAATATCAAGAATCACGGTACCCTTTTGACTGAAAATACAACTTACTTAGGCGAGTCTGCACATTACCGCCGCCCATTTTGTGGTgataattttattattgtttttattattattattattattattattattattattattattattattattatttttattattattattattattattattattattattattattattattattattagtgttatcattattattattatttttattattcattattattattattattattattaacttgtCTTGTATACTCCAAGTCGGTGATGCTGAAAACATCTATTCATAATTTATTTTGGGACTGCTCAGTGCCGTGCGTGACTGAATGTAAAATGCTTAAaataatgtgtaggcctacataataattATCAGTCTGCTTTGTTTAGATTGTGTTTAGTAAAAACAAAGACATCGGTCCTGTTGTTGATGAAATAAACGCTTTTTCGGTATACAGtacataacaaaaaaaatcttttaaaaattatttgtaCTATGGTTTTCTATCCACTTATTATAAATCTGAGTTTCTGGCGTGTTTTGCtaattttataaaataatgtgATTAACTGTTACAGTTTGTTAAAAAGATATCATGACTCAAAATTATATTTGACTATAACACGCAACAGATATTCCACATTGATTAAATGATACTGTACACATCAAGCACTAATGTGGTAATTTCAAACAACTGTTACGTGTAGAAATAAAGAGTAAATATAACTCACAATAATGATCAATTAAATACTTCGATAATGTCTTTTTTTAGATACATTTATGGATAAATTATGGATAATTAACTAAAGTAAAATACGTGTTGTGGACTTCACAgtaagcaaaacaattaaggtaccagtcatgttcatccctgtatatcctaaacaaagactagtactctttagctctagtttaagaccttatttgttgaaattggcatTTTAACCCTTGATAATTTGATAATTCGGTCAAAATGAAGTTTTTAACAACAGTTAGAAGTTATTGTCAGCTtcaatttgcttcttttttttcatagctatgaaaagcgccctcatgctcaatttTAACCCAAAATGTCCATTTGTAAGAAAACGCCATGTCCAATTttcatgcaactttcaaaattagGTATTTTGAGCTCATTTACATTATTTATAATCATAGCAACATGCCAAAAAAGGACTACtttgaaggattttgtactcGAAGCCACTCCCTCCacaagagggcgctgcacacttttATCTCGGACACCAGGCCAAAAATgttgtcatttcatgttgagatagatTATAtagaacacacaaaaaaaactgtttacaaacaaaaataaccaaaaagtcATTTTGGCTTCGATATAGCccactggtaataaatatcaaaaataccctAAACAGGCTTGATTAAATGATGTTTTTTAAATGAAAGCACACCAAACGTCTAGATAATATATATGGAGTCTCATCAGAAAAAGATGAACAAATTTTGTCACTTCCAATTTTGTCAAATCCAATATGGCTGCCATATGCTGAACATTTTAAAATGGCGGCCACAAATGACTTAATTTTAGTCACAATTAGGCCTACTGGAAAGGTATTTTCAGGCCAACGGTTGTGACTTCGGTGTCTTGATATTAGTTTGTAGACATGAAAAGGTCAATTAGATCTCCAAAATTGCTACCCAAtgctccaaaattcaaaatggcggccaaaatagTGAATTCGAGTGACAATTACTTGAGTATTTTCAGGCCGATGGCGGTCTTCGCGGTGACGAGTGATGTGAGTTTTGAGTCACATATGTCAGTCAGTGACCGATAAGTTCTAACGGCGAAGCTTCGATAATGTGCAAACTCGCcttagccaaaatcaacatggGTCATAGTCGCGGGAAATATTTTACAAAGGTATTTAACTAACACCTTCGCTGTTCACAATATGACAGTAATgggaagaaaagtgcaaatgttcgtcattttCCGTCATATTTCCGACAACATATGCATCGCCTCTTCCAcaagtcagtctcttacacaaaaCATCCCGCCACACGCTTGATTGCGcattgagtatccttggcaaGTCTCATAATTGACTTTGCGAAAGTTCGTTGTGATTATGCCTGTTGTAACGTTCACAAATTTCTAACATTCCACGTTTCCTAAAAAAAATCACTTCTCCTGTACGTTCACGTTCAATTACATTTTACAGCTGAAGATTGGGATAACATCAATAAGTTTGCCATAGATGTTGGATGGCAAATTGTGTTTGATTTCAATATGCTTCTACGGAATGACACATCATGGGATTCTTCTAATGCAGAGCTATTATTGAAATACACGAGAGAAAGAGGATATAATATTACAGGGTGGGAACTTGGAAATGGTAAGATGCGTGTTTCatatagccctactagtatagggccttttgactgtggtgaaccaaaaccatgctatatcatcaattctggctatatccagagaactgctaaccCCAGTGACTGCTTCCCCTTTTTCGGGTGGAGAGGTcactgggttttagcggttctcgaatatagtgtgtttaaaaggccctatagtagggctagatACTATTACAGGTTCACGCTGCGcgatttattttatcattttaaaaataaagtcatgatatatgcatGTAGTGAAGTTCCGAaatatttctttgtttcttttttgaaaCCGTAATATATTCAGGAAGCActaaaaacaattaattttagGCGGCATGATGTTAGTCCTGTTTTTGAGACCACTAAATATCCTGTTTGTCATAAGCGTTGGTCTCAATCCCAGCTGGCCTGTGCTTCTTCGTGGTTCCAATTCAGCTTGGAACCGAGGCGCTATGTACGCACGTTTGACCTGGAGAcagtagagagtttgcgaaatgaagtttgacaatttatttcaactttaacggcaaccagtggcgtaccgtggccgccccaaccccggggggctgaagaagaaacaattttgccgccccttctttaacagcccgaaaaggttgacccaattttttcacggtcgtttgaaaaagtgaagagcaaaaaaaaataataaaaaaaaggatttcaggcgctagcgACCTAAAAGCAAccgtttttcaaaaattattatgctttttcaattttttgcgccctttttatttgctaattcgttttgccgtcCCCTTCATTTTtcccgccccttcttcttccgccgcccttcgtttttgccgccacctACTTTGACCCCagggcgcccccaaagccccccaaaaaaatactcgCATGGCAACTGCACATATATCGATCGGATTTCTTGCTCAGttttacttcaacgcgaacgtctgatTAGTTACTGCACCAGCGCCTtgttgcttaaactcgggacatatATGTATTAATGGGCGATCAAAAGAAGGGCCTTTATAAGCGACTGctcccttttgtttggtcaagtgggttattggtcacccttcaagacaaaaaaaataaagactAAAAGCAGGTACTTACATCTGTACATACTCTATTTCCAGAACCAGATCAAATTTATTTACATTCTAATATCACTATCAGTGCCGAGCAATTAGCACATGATGTCATTGGTTTACGGCAGTTACTAGACACCCATGGTTTCCAGGAATCATTTCTTATTGGTCCAGATGTAACCAATCCAAGTCCTGGTAGTGTTCCTGCAGAATTCTTACAACGGTAAAGTGTTTTTTTAAATCGTGTAATGGGTTCTATGTTTAtttaagcataggcttaggaaccgggtgGAATGTGGGCTTAGGGGCTcaccccctcaataattttggtgcccccccaatcctaggtgaag
Above is a window of Amphiura filiformis chromosome 20, Afil_fr2py, whole genome shotgun sequence DNA encoding:
- the LOC140141796 gene encoding heparanase-like, whose translation is MACEVYRWVTVLCALTYIFGTLTVSVDSCLYRWWTEEEEVAVQNSLPKIRITATSYIPVLVFVNTTQRLHTVDDRFLSVAIDSNIIRAKWKGFDFNSPKLKTLAKALVPTILRLGGNDADFLIFNATLQRRLPNQTKPSPSMIQTNRTTMKSKRDKARVKKMKAKWETNFTMTAEDWDNINKFAIDVGWQIVFDFNMLLRNDTSWDSSNAELLLKYTRERGYNITGWELGNEPDQIYLHSNITISAEQLAHDVIGLRQLLDTHGFQESFLIGPDVTNPSPGSVPAEFLQRYLRSCGNSTFATTWHSYSVNGKHTSVDKFINADIMDSLKKEIEEVAKYIQASRPYLPKSWIGETAGAYNSGAPGLSNTFVGGFLWLDKLGLSAANGVDLVIRQTFFGGYYGLLDKNSNPTPVFWLSVLYKQLVGPIVLNVSSTSPDLRAYAHCTNNQTRYYNTGHVTLFVINLQQESHILLTLTGDLAGKKIFQYLLTPNDKKNITATEVDLNGKLLQLTEKDTLPIMKGKELSPHEPITLPPLCYAFFVIDANVTACYQ